Proteins encoded by one window of Lates calcarifer isolate ASB-BC8 linkage group LG5, TLL_Latcal_v3, whole genome shotgun sequence:
- the LOC108885421 gene encoding phospholipid phosphatase 3 translates to MLDKFGPQSTGVSVSSADLQLKLTDKSSLATATGMGMENGAGKKFMEITGPALSKRKLLVGLDLLCLFLASIPFFACELKAVSPYRRGFMCGDPSITYPYLHQEAIPDELLIAGGIIITGLTIALGECYRVRFRGVSSKAFVRNLYVSCLYKELGCFLFGCCVGQSLTNMAKLSVGRLRPHFLSVCGVTYASLNCTPGSYVATVSCRQPDHRLEEEARKSFFSGHASFAMYTMLYLAFYLQARLTWHGARLLRPALQFFLVLLAVYTGLTRISDYRHHPSDVLTGYIQGALTAYWVAFHISSMFKSSRSDLSPTETLDTPLSPHHTVC, encoded by the exons ATGTTGGATAAATTTGGGCCGCAGAGCACCGGTGTGTCCGTCTCCAGCGCGGACCTCCAACTCAAACTGACGGACAAAAGCAGCCTGGCTACTGCGACAGGGATGGGGATGGAGAACGGAGCTGGGAAGAAGTTCATGGAGATAACTGGACCGGCTTTATCCAAAAGAAAACTTCTGGTCGGCTTAGACCTCCTGTGCCTCTTCCTTG CCTCCATCCCTTTCTTCGCCTGTGAGCTGAAGGCAGTGAGTCCTTACAGAAGGGGCTTTATGTGTGGGGACCCCAGCATCACTTATCCTTATCTGCACCAAGAGGCCATACCAGATGAATTACTCATCGCTGGTGGCATCATCATCACCGGCCTCACA ATTGCCCTCGGGGAGTGTTACAGGGTACGTTTCCGGGGAGTCAGCTCCAAGGCCTTCGTCAGGAACCTTTATGTGTCCTGTTTGTACAAGGAGCTGGGCTGCTTCCTGTTTGGCTGCTGCGTCGGCCAATCGCTGACCAACATGGCCAAGCTGAGTGTGGGACGGCTGCGACcgcacttcctgtctgtgtgtggtgtcacTTATGCGTCGCTCAACTGCACGCCAGGAAGCTACGTTGCGACAGTGAGCTGCCGCCAGCCTGACCACCGGTTAGAGGAGGAGGCCag GAAGTCCTTCTTCTCTGGTCATGCTTCCTTCGCTATGTACACAATGCTCTATTTAGCA TTTTACCTGCAGGCGCGGTTGACATGGCATGGGGCTCGGCTGCTGAGGCCAGCGCTGCAGTTCTTCCTGGTTCTGCTGGCAGTCTACACAGGTCTGACCCGCATCTCAGACTACCGGCACCACCCGTCCGATGTGCTAACAGGTTACATACAGGGAGCCCTCACCGCTTACTGGGTG GCCTTCCACATCTCATCCATGTTTAAAAGTTCCAGATCAGATCTCTCTCCTACCGAGACCCTGGACACCCCCTTGTCACCTCACCACACCGTCTGCTAA